One region of Polynucleobacter sp. SHI8 genomic DNA includes:
- a CDS encoding alpha/beta hydrolase yields the protein MRTELITIETDTIPIEGLYYEPQGKIKGAALYFHGNTMNFYTGGAKFLAPHLTEAGFAFFAFNRRGHDILSTRASRDPVGGAFQTIAESFADNDYARQFLSQKGFDQPILIGHSNGGMLAVAHAEKYRKTPAMVLMSAPRGGVGQDLKAGSEKLFAMDQAEQITAKAKELVAQGKGRELMNLPGWWYLISAESYLDRLVSIPNTIDLAPQITCPVLAIRGDQEDQHRYPAEEYQAASPGNCDVNIIENCDHFYNGREDAVATLISQWLKRKLA from the coding sequence ATGCGTACTGAATTAATCACTATTGAAACTGACACGATTCCTATCGAAGGTTTGTACTATGAACCTCAAGGAAAGATCAAAGGCGCTGCTTTATATTTTCATGGCAACACCATGAATTTCTATACGGGCGGGGCAAAATTTCTTGCACCACACTTGACTGAAGCAGGTTTCGCATTCTTCGCTTTTAATCGCCGTGGGCACGATATATTGTCAACTCGCGCCAGTCGTGATCCAGTTGGTGGAGCTTTTCAAACGATTGCAGAATCCTTTGCGGATAACGACTATGCCCGACAATTTTTGTCCCAAAAAGGATTTGATCAACCAATTTTGATTGGTCATAGTAATGGCGGCATGCTCGCTGTAGCTCATGCAGAAAAGTATCGCAAGACGCCGGCAATGGTTTTAATGTCTGCTCCACGGGGTGGTGTTGGTCAGGACCTCAAAGCGGGATCTGAAAAACTCTTTGCCATGGATCAGGCTGAGCAAATTACTGCAAAAGCAAAAGAACTCGTTGCTCAAGGCAAGGGGCGTGAGTTAATGAATCTTCCAGGCTGGTGGTACCTTATTAGTGCTGAAAGTTATCTGGATCGCCTTGTTTCCATTCCGAACACGATTGACCTTGCACCACAAATTACTTGTCCAGTTTTAGCAATTCGAGGCGATCAAGAAGATCAACATCGTTATCCTGCAGAGGAATATCAAGCTGCGAGCCCAGGAAATTGTGACGTCAACATTATTGAAAATTGTGACCATTTTTATAATGGTCGAGAAGATGCGGTCGCAACCTTGATCAGTCAATGGCTCAAGAGGAAGCTTGCTTAA
- a CDS encoding gamma-glutamyltransferase family protein, which produces MNFHWNNPYPTTRIPVFARNIASTSHPLASQAGLRILQQGGNAVDAAIATAAVLMVVEPVSNGLGSDMFAIIWDGEKLHGLNASGTAPSAWSPEYYENKYGIDTNGLAKRPMRGWDTVTVQGAIAGWGALHEKLGKLSFSDILAPAIDIANRGHAIAPIVAHKWAAGIPDLENQPGFKEMFMPKGRAPHIGERFTASNMAKAFERICQFGVQDYYEGEIAHAIVNHSKTHGGSMSLNDLKNYRPDWVNLISTNYRGYDIHEIPPNGQGIGALIALGILENLHLEDYPVDSVLSQHLQIEAMKLAFADVYQYVADPKSMSVKPSEMLDPGYLKERAKLIKLDQATHFNFGLPPSGGTVYLTTADSSGMMVSFIQSNYMGFGSGVVVPEFGISMQNRGVGFSLDRQSDNIVAGGKRPFHTIIPAFMTKQVNGKTFPQMSFGVMGGDMQPQGHLQTVVRMLSYQQQPQSACDAPRWKVNRDFTLDVESNLNLDTVAGLKALGHELKSIEDPYMDFGSGQFIWRQSDDLNDGYVAASDSRRDGLAAGF; this is translated from the coding sequence ATGAACTTCCATTGGAATAATCCATACCCTACCACGCGTATTCCAGTATTTGCGAGAAATATTGCGTCTACTTCACATCCTCTTGCCTCTCAAGCCGGCCTTAGAATCCTCCAGCAAGGCGGTAATGCAGTAGATGCAGCAATCGCTACTGCGGCAGTTCTGATGGTTGTCGAGCCAGTGTCCAACGGCTTAGGGAGTGATATGTTTGCCATTATTTGGGATGGAGAAAAACTCCATGGCCTCAATGCTTCTGGTACTGCACCAAGTGCTTGGAGTCCGGAGTACTACGAAAATAAATACGGTATCGACACAAATGGCTTAGCAAAACGGCCTATGCGTGGCTGGGATACGGTCACCGTTCAAGGTGCAATCGCGGGTTGGGGAGCTCTACATGAAAAATTAGGGAAATTGAGTTTTTCTGACATCTTAGCTCCTGCTATCGATATTGCAAACCGCGGTCATGCGATTGCGCCAATTGTTGCCCATAAATGGGCTGCGGGTATTCCTGATCTTGAGAATCAACCTGGCTTTAAAGAAATGTTTATGCCTAAAGGTCGTGCACCTCATATTGGTGAACGTTTTACTGCCTCTAATATGGCTAAGGCTTTTGAACGAATTTGTCAGTTTGGTGTGCAGGATTATTACGAAGGAGAAATTGCACACGCGATTGTGAATCACTCCAAAACTCATGGTGGATCCATGTCTTTGAATGATCTTAAAAACTATCGTCCTGATTGGGTTAATCTAATTTCCACAAATTATCGGGGCTATGATATTCATGAAATACCGCCCAATGGACAAGGTATTGGCGCCCTGATTGCTTTAGGTATTTTAGAAAATCTCCATCTTGAAGACTATCCCGTTGATAGTGTTCTGAGCCAACATCTACAAATTGAAGCCATGAAACTTGCCTTTGCTGATGTGTATCAATATGTTGCTGACCCAAAAAGTATGAGCGTCAAACCCAGTGAGATGTTAGATCCGGGTTATTTAAAAGAACGTGCCAAATTAATTAAGCTTGATCAAGCGACTCATTTTAATTTTGGTTTACCACCATCTGGTGGAACTGTGTATCTCACCACTGCAGATAGTTCAGGCATGATGGTTTCGTTTATCCAAAGTAATTACATGGGCTTTGGCTCTGGTGTTGTCGTCCCAGAGTTTGGTATTAGCATGCAAAATCGTGGGGTTGGCTTCTCCCTTGATCGTCAATCAGACAATATCGTAGCGGGCGGTAAGCGTCCTTTCCACACGATCATCCCTGCATTCATGACCAAACAAGTGAATGGCAAAACCTTTCCACAAATGAGTTTTGGTGTCATGGGTGGTGATATGCAACCACAAGGTCATTTACAAACGGTGGTGCGTATGTTGAGTTACCAACAACAACCGCAAAGTGCGTGTGACGCACCTCGTTGGAAGGTTAATCGTGACTTTACCCTTGACGTTGAGTCTAACTTGAATCTAGACACTGTTGCGGGTCTCAAAGCCTTGGGTCATGAACTCAAAAGTATTGAAGATCCTTATATGGATTTTGGATCCGGTCAATTTATTTGGCGTCAGTCTGACGACTTAAACGATGGCTATGTTGCAGCGAGTGACTCACGCCGTGATGGTCTTGCTGCAGGATTTTAG
- a CDS encoding ABC transporter substrate-binding protein: MQRRQFINTIAGGVLISTFHQTSLANTNTVKVIVFPGAQNLSMWVALEKGFFKAKGVDVQLTYTMNSTELRDGLANGKFDIAHSAVDNSVAIVDYKEQESVILMGGDSSLNELFYQPELKTLQDIRGKVLVVDAPNTAYALQVKKALALAGIPDTEYKLNPVGRTALRLEAMKNNKENAAAPLNPPFSIQAKQAGLKSMGRLVDLVGAYQGQGMFAMRPWINQNAEVIERYIAAWILAVRWSLNPANKNEAIEILTKNLKLDPVIIEQSYQLLVTPGFGLDKDAQFSQKGFDNLLSIRTDFGKGRPLDEKKLVDLKYYERALKSL; encoded by the coding sequence ATGCAAAGACGACAATTCATCAACACCATTGCTGGGGGTGTGTTGATATCGACATTTCACCAAACATCATTAGCTAACACCAATACAGTCAAGGTCATTGTTTTTCCTGGGGCGCAAAATTTATCGATGTGGGTAGCTCTTGAAAAGGGATTCTTTAAAGCAAAAGGAGTAGATGTACAACTTACCTATACGATGAACTCCACCGAATTAAGAGATGGTTTAGCGAATGGTAAATTTGATATTGCACATTCTGCAGTGGATAATTCTGTTGCGATTGTGGACTATAAAGAACAAGAGTCAGTTATTTTGATGGGTGGTGACTCAAGCTTAAACGAACTTTTTTATCAACCTGAATTAAAAACCTTACAAGATATTCGTGGCAAAGTATTAGTAGTTGATGCACCCAACACAGCCTATGCATTACAGGTTAAAAAAGCTTTAGCACTAGCAGGTATTCCTGACACAGAATACAAATTAAATCCCGTAGGTCGCACAGCCCTTAGACTCGAGGCAATGAAAAATAATAAAGAAAATGCCGCAGCACCTTTAAATCCACCATTTTCAATTCAAGCCAAACAAGCAGGTTTAAAAAGCATGGGAAGACTAGTTGATTTAGTGGGGGCGTATCAAGGGCAAGGGATGTTTGCTATGCGCCCATGGATTAATCAGAACGCTGAAGTGATTGAACGATATATTGCCGCTTGGATCTTGGCGGTACGTTGGTCATTAAATCCGGCGAATAAAAATGAAGCCATCGAAATCCTCACGAAAAATTTGAAGCTTGACCCAGTGATTATTGAGCAGTCCTATCAGTTGTTAGTTACTCCAGGATTTGGCTTAGATAAGGATGCACAATTTTCACAAAAGGGATTTGATAACTTACTTTCTATCAGGACTGATTTTGGTAAGGGGCGTCCTTTAGATGAAAAGAAACTTGTAGACTTGAAATACTATGAGCGCGCATTAAAGTCTTTGTAA
- a CDS encoding alpha/beta hydrolase, which produces MMYTEAFCNQQYNPRMSVKNHLEIMQGWQRKSEYARATWECHLDLAYGPDQDEKLDVFIASQPYAPCLIFIHGGYWRGSDKSEFSFIAKAFARAGATVFLLNYGLAPRVTLETIVSQVQRGVQWVYDNAQQYGGNAEQLFLTGHSAGGHLTAMMMTKSWANQQDSMIKGAITLSGLFDLEPLVQASFLNTVLQLDISRAQQLSPIYYRPFNNIPFWTCVGADESAEFHRQNELIATSWPENFQGEISMPGCNHFDLMDAFAQTESGLHQATLKMLQI; this is translated from the coding sequence ATGATGTATACGGAAGCGTTTTGTAATCAGCAATACAACCCTCGCATGAGTGTAAAAAACCATCTTGAAATCATGCAAGGTTGGCAACGAAAATCAGAATATGCGCGTGCGACTTGGGAGTGTCATTTAGATCTGGCTTATGGCCCAGATCAAGATGAGAAGCTTGATGTATTTATTGCATCTCAACCATATGCACCGTGTTTGATTTTTATACATGGTGGGTATTGGCGTGGTTCTGACAAGTCGGAATTCTCATTCATTGCTAAAGCATTTGCGAGGGCAGGTGCGACGGTCTTTCTACTCAATTATGGATTAGCACCTCGGGTGACATTAGAGACGATTGTTTCTCAAGTGCAAAGAGGAGTGCAGTGGGTCTATGACAATGCACAACAATATGGCGGCAATGCAGAGCAACTATTTCTAACAGGACACTCTGCTGGAGGACATCTCACTGCAATGATGATGACAAAGTCTTGGGCAAATCAGCAGGACTCTATGATTAAAGGAGCTATCACTCTCAGTGGTTTATTTGATCTGGAGCCTTTAGTTCAGGCAAGTTTTTTAAACACGGTTTTGCAATTAGATATTTCAAGAGCGCAGCAACTCAGCCCCATTTACTATAGGCCATTCAACAATATTCCTTTTTGGACATGTGTTGGGGCAGATGAATCAGCAGAGTTTCATCGTCAGAATGAGTTGATTGCAACATCATGGCCTGAGAACTTTCAAGGCGAGATCAGCATGCCTGGATGTAATCATTTTGATTTGATGGATGCATTCGCTCAGACAGAATCAGGACTTCATCAAGCAACTTTGAAGATGCTTCAAATTTAG
- a CDS encoding histidine phosphatase family protein translates to MIENIYLVRHGESLGNIDQLAYKTTPDHNIPLSEKGLRQATAAGIALRNWIVLPENEPLRIWTSPYQRTRQTTEQIRQELIGKFPQLQTREHINLCEQQFGLFDGLTDEEIKEKFPHEEAHYAFAEKHGGKFWARMPLGESRFDLALRVHEAFGTFHRDSERYKFNNLIIVCHGNTLRAFIMRWLHLPYEWFDQFPNPGNCDIYHIHYNQSGNGEYIHRTPEDI, encoded by the coding sequence ATGATAGAAAATATTTATTTAGTCCGACATGGCGAAAGTCTTGGCAACATTGATCAGTTGGCATATAAAACAACGCCAGATCATAATATTCCACTATCAGAAAAAGGTTTGCGACAAGCAACCGCAGCAGGTATTGCACTGCGCAATTGGATTGTTTTACCTGAAAACGAACCCCTCAGGATTTGGACTAGTCCCTATCAGCGAACACGTCAAACCACCGAACAAATTAGACAAGAGCTCATTGGTAAATTTCCGCAGTTACAAACTAGGGAGCATATCAATTTATGCGAACAGCAATTTGGATTGTTTGACGGTTTAACCGATGAGGAGATTAAAGAAAAATTTCCACATGAAGAAGCACATTATGCGTTTGCAGAAAAACATGGAGGTAAGTTTTGGGCAAGAATGCCACTAGGTGAAAGTCGCTTTGACCTCGCGCTTCGAGTGCATGAAGCATTTGGGACCTTTCACCGGGACTCGGAGCGTTACAAGTTTAATAATCTCATTATTGTTTGTCACGGCAATACACTAAGGGCATTTATCATGCGCTGGCTGCATTTACCCTATGAATGGTTTGATCAATTCCCCAATCCCGGTAATTGTGATATTTATCATATTCACTATAACCAATCAGGTAACGGGGAATATATTCATCGAACCCCAGAAGATATTTAA
- a CDS encoding CoA ester lyase, with amino-acid sequence MDKLTSHLALAQTFLFSPGHRPEFFNKALASASKAIIIDLEDAVPPAQKKQAREHIQTFWQSCSMENRQRVLIRINPIDTDFTNDDIAFLNVLEGPINVVVPKVESLQQLMLLTQQVPSLNSVIAIIESARGIDSVKEIATHPLVLRLALGNIDTQADLGLRCDENETELLPVKFAINLASRLAGIAPPIDGVSTDIHDSELLAKDTHRAKRLGFGAKLCIHPKQVDVVMSCFTPTEKEIDYAKRVVEADSNSQGAAVQLDGKMIDRPVVLLAKRTLQLANLI; translated from the coding sequence ATGGATAAATTAACTTCTCATTTGGCATTAGCACAAACTTTTTTATTTTCTCCTGGACATCGTCCAGAATTTTTTAATAAAGCTTTAGCTAGCGCTTCAAAAGCGATCATCATTGATTTAGAAGATGCAGTTCCACCTGCGCAAAAAAAGCAAGCGCGTGAACATATTCAAACATTTTGGCAGTCCTGCTCCATGGAGAATCGCCAACGAGTTTTAATTCGTATTAACCCAATCGATACCGATTTTACAAATGATGATATTGCTTTTTTAAATGTTCTAGAAGGTCCCATTAATGTTGTTGTACCTAAAGTTGAATCTCTTCAGCAATTAATGCTATTGACTCAACAAGTCCCTTCTCTCAATTCCGTCATCGCTATCATCGAATCAGCTCGTGGCATCGATTCTGTTAAAGAAATCGCTACCCATCCACTCGTCTTAAGACTTGCACTCGGAAATATCGATACTCAGGCGGATCTTGGTCTTCGTTGTGATGAAAATGAAACAGAACTTTTGCCAGTTAAGTTTGCCATCAACTTAGCTTCTCGTCTTGCAGGGATTGCGCCGCCTATTGATGGAGTAAGCACTGACATCCATGACTCTGAACTTCTTGCCAAAGATACGCATCGCGCGAAACGGTTAGGGTTTGGGGCTAAGTTGTGTATTCACCCGAAACAGGTGGATGTCGTCATGTCCTGTTTTACCCCTACGGAAAAAGAAATTGACTATGCCAAACGTGTGGTCGAGGCAGACTCTAACTCCCAAGGTGCTGCAGTCCAACTCGATGGAAAAATGATTGATCGTCCAGTCGTTCTTTTAGCTAAAAGAACATTGCAACTGGCAAATCTGATTTAA
- a CDS encoding CaiB/BaiF CoA-transferase family protein, producing MIRPLDGITVISLEHAIAAPFCTRQLADLGARVIKIERPGTGDFARDYDQRVNGMSSHFTWTNRSKESLCLDLKNEKAFAVLLQLLKTADVLVQNLAPGATERMGLSSEKLKAMNPRLIVCDISGYGNDGPYRDKKAYDLLIQSEAGFLSVTGTKDSPSKAGNSIADISAGMYAYTNILSALILRDKTGVGSHIDVSMLEALGEWMGFPMYYAFEGASPPQRSGASHATIYPYGPFPVGDGNTIMLGLQNEREWLVFCEKVLQMPALAFEVRFSLNFKRHENRTELEKIIVDCFSKFNIDQITQLLERAQIANARMNDMQGLWHHPQLASRNRWAQVDSPVGEVPALIPPGVNNQYSYRMDAVPAVGEHSEKILTELGLDSTSIQELKDAKAI from the coding sequence ATGATTCGTCCACTTGATGGCATTACCGTCATTTCCCTAGAGCATGCGATCGCAGCTCCTTTTTGTACCCGCCAACTCGCTGATTTAGGTGCGCGGGTCATCAAGATAGAACGTCCTGGAACGGGCGATTTTGCAAGAGACTACGATCAACGTGTCAATGGAATGTCGTCCCACTTTACCTGGACCAATCGCTCCAAAGAAAGTCTTTGTCTTGACCTAAAAAATGAAAAAGCTTTTGCTGTACTTTTGCAACTCTTAAAAACAGCAGATGTTTTAGTCCAAAACTTAGCTCCTGGAGCTACAGAGCGCATGGGCTTGTCATCTGAAAAATTAAAAGCGATGAACCCGCGCTTGATTGTCTGTGATATTTCTGGTTATGGAAATGATGGTCCTTATAGAGATAAAAAAGCTTATGATCTTCTCATCCAAAGTGAAGCTGGTTTTTTATCTGTCACAGGGACCAAAGATAGTCCATCTAAAGCAGGTAACTCAATCGCCGATATTTCAGCGGGCATGTATGCTTATACCAATATCTTATCTGCTTTGATTTTGCGTGATAAGACTGGAGTTGGTTCTCATATTGATGTTTCTATGCTCGAAGCATTGGGTGAATGGATGGGCTTTCCGATGTACTACGCGTTTGAAGGGGCATCTCCTCCACAGCGATCTGGGGCATCTCATGCAACGATTTATCCTTATGGTCCATTCCCGGTGGGTGATGGTAATACCATTATGCTGGGCTTGCAAAATGAACGGGAGTGGCTCGTCTTTTGTGAAAAAGTACTCCAAATGCCTGCTCTTGCGTTTGAAGTAAGATTTTCTCTAAATTTCAAACGCCATGAAAATCGTACTGAATTAGAAAAAATTATTGTGGATTGTTTTTCTAAATTCAATATCGATCAAATTACTCAATTGCTTGAGCGTGCTCAAATCGCAAATGCCAGGATGAATGACATGCAAGGTCTTTGGCATCATCCACAACTAGCTTCCAGAAATCGTTGGGCTCAAGTTGATTCGCCGGTCGGCGAAGTTCCAGCCTTAATTCCTCCGGGGGTCAACAATCAATACTCCTACCGTATGGATGCAGTTCCAGCTGTAGGTGAACATTCTGAAAAAATCTTGACTGAACTTGGCCTAGACTCCACGAGTATTCAAGAATTAAAAGACGCAAAGGCAATTTAA
- a CDS encoding acyl-CoA dehydrogenase family protein: MHNIPTPDQYQEIREALRDLCSNFDSHYWQKVDEARGYPETFVNALTEAGWLAALIPAEYGGSGLGLAEASVIMEEINFGGGNSGACHGQMYNMGTLLRHGSDEQKKFYLPKIASGELRLQSMAVTEPTTGTDTTKLKTTAVKKGDKYVINGQKVWISRIQHSDLMILLARTTPLAEVKKKSEGMSIFIVNLKDAIGHGMTVSPILNMVNHETNEVFFDNLEIPAENLIGEEGQGFKYILDGLNAERVLIGAECLGDAYWFINKARHYANERIVFDRPIGKNQGVQFPIAEAYIETEAANLMRFRACELFDQHLPCGAEANMTKYLAAKASWEAANMCIQTHGGFGFACEYDVERKFRETRLYQVAPISTNLILSYVAEHLLDLPRSF, encoded by the coding sequence ATGCACAATATACCTACCCCTGATCAATACCAAGAAATCCGTGAAGCTCTTCGTGATCTTTGCTCTAACTTCGACTCTCACTATTGGCAAAAAGTAGATGAAGCAAGGGGTTATCCTGAGACGTTTGTGAATGCTCTGACTGAAGCAGGTTGGTTAGCAGCCTTGATTCCTGCCGAATATGGTGGCTCTGGACTAGGTTTAGCAGAAGCCTCTGTCATTATGGAAGAAATTAACTTTGGTGGAGGCAACTCCGGCGCCTGTCATGGCCAGATGTACAACATGGGTACGCTTCTGAGACATGGATCAGATGAGCAAAAGAAATTTTATCTGCCGAAAATCGCGTCGGGAGAATTACGTTTGCAGTCCATGGCCGTTACAGAGCCAACTACCGGAACAGATACAACTAAGCTAAAAACAACCGCTGTCAAAAAAGGTGACAAATATGTTATCAATGGTCAGAAAGTTTGGATTTCTAGGATTCAACATTCCGACTTAATGATTCTGTTAGCTAGAACAACACCCTTAGCCGAAGTGAAAAAGAAATCTGAAGGGATGTCTATTTTCATCGTCAATTTAAAAGATGCGATTGGTCATGGTATGACGGTTTCACCGATATTAAATATGGTCAATCATGAGACCAATGAAGTGTTTTTTGATAACCTAGAAATCCCCGCAGAAAATTTGATCGGTGAAGAAGGCCAAGGCTTCAAATATATTCTTGATGGTCTGAATGCTGAACGCGTTTTAATCGGCGCAGAGTGCTTAGGTGATGCTTATTGGTTTATCAATAAAGCGCGCCATTATGCGAATGAGCGTATTGTCTTTGATCGTCCGATTGGTAAAAATCAAGGGGTTCAGTTCCCGATTGCCGAGGCTTATATAGAAACTGAAGCAGCAAATCTGATGCGTTTTCGGGCTTGTGAGTTGTTTGATCAACATTTACCGTGTGGCGCAGAAGCAAACATGACCAAGTATTTAGCTGCTAAGGCATCCTGGGAAGCTGCCAATATGTGTATCCAAACCCATGGTGGATTTGGTTTTGCTTGCGAGTATGATGTAGAACGTAAATTCAGAGAAACGCGTCTGTATCAAGTGGCGCCTATTTCAACGAACTTAATTCTTTCTTATGTTGCAGAACATCTACTTGATCTTCCAAGATCGTTTTAA
- a CDS encoding MaoC family dehydratase N-terminal domain-containing protein, protein MSNLPTTQEISAEEIAHLKTWIGKTETLHDVVTLFPVQALATTFNQSSQYKEGDVLPELWHWLYFLPNAPMSEVGPDGHPKRGGFLPPVPLPRRMWAGSRLTWHHPLKVGDKITRRSTIASVTHKAGRSSGDLIFVTVQHEISNAEGLAISEEHDIVYRPVPKDTDQLAAPVIIDETPDWTNDIVPSEVLLFRYSALTFNGHRIHYDRKYVNEVEIYPGLIVHGPMIATMLVELLHQHLPNRRLKHYEFKAIRPLFDIHHFAVNGKVQEDGKISLWTKNHEGYASMKATATLAN, encoded by the coding sequence ATGTCTAACTTACCAACTACCCAAGAGATTTCCGCTGAGGAAATTGCTCATCTCAAAACATGGATTGGAAAAACTGAAACACTGCATGATGTAGTGACTTTATTTCCGGTTCAAGCATTAGCTACGACCTTTAACCAATCTTCGCAGTACAAAGAAGGTGATGTTTTGCCTGAGCTTTGGCATTGGTTGTATTTTTTACCAAATGCTCCAATGTCGGAGGTTGGTCCGGATGGTCACCCGAAAAGGGGAGGTTTCTTACCTCCAGTTCCTCTTCCACGCAGAATGTGGGCGGGTAGTCGTTTAACTTGGCATCACCCCCTCAAAGTTGGTGACAAAATAACGAGGCGCTCAACGATTGCCTCTGTGACTCACAAAGCAGGTCGCTCCTCTGGTGATTTGATTTTTGTAACAGTTCAACATGAAATCTCAAATGCTGAAGGTTTGGCCATATCTGAAGAGCACGACATTGTGTATCGCCCTGTGCCAAAAGATACTGATCAGTTAGCTGCGCCTGTCATCATTGATGAGACTCCTGACTGGACAAATGACATCGTTCCAAGCGAAGTACTTTTATTTCGATATTCAGCGCTCACATTTAATGGTCATCGCATCCATTACGATCGTAAGTATGTCAACGAAGTTGAAATTTATCCCGGTCTAATTGTTCATGGTCCAATGATTGCCACCATGCTGGTTGAATTACTTCATCAGCATCTGCCAAATCGCCGTTTAAAGCATTATGAATTTAAAGCCATTCGTCCACTCTTTGATATTCATCATTTTGCGGTCAATGGTAAAGTCCAAGAAGATGGAAAAATTTCTCTTTGGACAAAAAACCATGAGGGTTACGCCAGCATGAAAGCTACAGCTACCCTTGCTAACTAA
- a CDS encoding enoyl-CoA hydratase, whose product MGVINYSKNQHIAYIEVSDPEKYNAVSLSMWIDIKKAIDDINADHQIRVCIMRGNGEKAFVSGANISEFETQRGSKEASDNYNVAVEEAQLAISECRVPVIAAISGICYGGGLGLALSCDMRYASPNSKFRMPAARLGLGYGYRNMQQFLANLGPIFTSEAFFSANVYTAAQAEKMGIINTVQDDVFAYCQQLAEQIATNAPLTVQAAKRAMRNIIRNDPSQIDSITAQINACFVSKDYAEGRKAFAEKRLPDFKGE is encoded by the coding sequence ATGGGCGTTATCAATTACTCCAAAAATCAACACATCGCATATATCGAAGTCAGCGATCCTGAAAAATATAATGCTGTCAGTCTATCGATGTGGATTGATATAAAAAAAGCAATTGATGACATCAATGCAGACCACCAAATTCGTGTTTGTATCATGCGTGGCAATGGCGAAAAAGCTTTTGTTTCTGGTGCTAACATCTCTGAATTTGAAACTCAAAGAGGCTCCAAAGAAGCTTCCGATAATTACAATGTCGCTGTCGAAGAGGCTCAATTAGCTATTTCTGAGTGCCGGGTACCGGTGATTGCTGCAATTAGTGGTATTTGCTATGGTGGCGGTCTTGGCCTAGCCCTGTCTTGCGATATGCGCTATGCAAGTCCAAACTCGAAATTTAGAATGCCTGCTGCAAGATTAGGTCTTGGTTACGGCTATCGCAATATGCAGCAATTCTTGGCTAATTTAGGTCCGATCTTCACATCCGAGGCATTTTTCTCTGCCAATGTTTACACAGCTGCTCAAGCTGAAAAAATGGGGATCATTAATACGGTTCAAGATGATGTTTTTGCATACTGCCAACAACTCGCTGAACAAATCGCAACAAATGCTCCCTTAACCGTCCAAGCGGCAAAAAGAGCGATGCGCAATATTATTCGTAATGATCCATCACAAATTGATAGCATCACTGCGCAAATCAATGCTTGTTTTGTGAGTAAAGATTATGCGGAAGGTCGTAAGGCTTTTGCAGAAAAAAGACTTCCTGACTTTAAGGGTGAGTAA